A stretch of Campylobacter concisus DNA encodes these proteins:
- the rpiB gene encoding ribose 5-phosphate isomerase B, with protein MKIDKIFIACDHAGVELKAELKEVIKKLGHEVIDLGTNDKNSVDYPDYAHLLASKLEPNCYGVLICGTGIGISIAANRHENVRCALCHDEFTARLAREHNDANVIAFGARVIGAGVATAALETFLKTEFAGGRHERRVKKIEIEADK; from the coding sequence ATGAAAATAGATAAAATTTTTATCGCTTGCGATCACGCTGGAGTAGAGCTTAAGGCAGAGCTAAAAGAAGTCATAAAAAAGCTTGGACATGAAGTCATTGACCTTGGCACGAATGATAAAAACAGCGTTGATTACCCTGATTATGCGCATTTGCTAGCAAGCAAGCTTGAGCCTAACTGCTACGGCGTGCTCATTTGTGGCACAGGTATTGGCATTTCAATCGCTGCAAACAGGCATGAAAACGTAAGGTGTGCCCTTTGTCACGACGAATTTACCGCTAGACTTGCGAGAGAACATAACGATGCAAATGTTATCGCTTTTGGCGCAAGAGTGATCGGTGCTGGCGTTGCCACAGCAGCACTTGAAACATTTTTAAAGACAGAGTTTGCAGGCGGTAGACACGAAAGAAGAGTCAAAAAAATAGAGATTGAGGCAGACAAATGA
- a CDS encoding DUF4139 domain-containing protein has product MKKTLFLMASALAFANENLIEIYTDQTIITQKFSDANSSFSAFVPEGVQSESITINGDCDANANLKKISEENSPSYIKWKQEVVNLSSKLEALKARGRFIEQALIGENKSNDVTKRADEFYKFSLENIEKISATKSELEALKENEPKSEMAGFLQLDMKFACDPKEVTLLYMDDEAPKTLNEIYADTKNKNILIKQEILLTNPFVSDVKNLKLAIYPTRYQKALAPSKFYSWYEENEAEADGYGASKNILKAAKVTAEVADMRVQRDENEFAKIWKIDGINLAKGESKYITYDTQKIDANFSVFADFYGSLKAYNVASFKLNDDLTPAKTQFYVNGVSVGSPGEFEMKAKDEPVQLFLGQNELIELKKERLNKFKKSSLLGKDRISEEGYEISVKNNSSKSVDVTLVDRVPVSADETVKVEVKGFDKKDISKDGKVELKFSLAPKEEFKKEYSYKITKPKI; this is encoded by the coding sequence ATGAAAAAGACGCTCTTTTTAATGGCTTCAGCGCTAGCCTTTGCAAATGAAAATTTGATAGAGATCTACACTGATCAAACCATCATCACTCAAAAATTTAGTGACGCAAATAGCTCTTTTAGTGCCTTTGTGCCAGAGGGCGTGCAGAGTGAGAGCATCACTATAAATGGGGATTGTGACGCAAATGCTAATCTAAAAAAGATCAGCGAAGAAAATAGTCCAAGTTACATAAAATGGAAGCAAGAAGTTGTAAATTTAAGTAGCAAGCTTGAGGCACTAAAAGCAAGAGGCAGGTTTATAGAGCAAGCTTTGATAGGAGAAAACAAAAGTAACGATGTGACAAAAAGAGCTGATGAGTTTTATAAATTTAGCCTAGAAAATATCGAGAAAATCTCAGCTACTAAAAGTGAGCTTGAAGCGCTTAAAGAAAATGAGCCAAAAAGCGAGATGGCTGGATTTTTGCAGCTTGATATGAAATTTGCTTGCGACCCAAAAGAAGTGACGCTTTTATATATGGATGATGAGGCGCCAAAGACGCTAAATGAAATTTATGCAGATACAAAAAACAAAAATATCTTAATAAAACAAGAAATTTTACTCACCAACCCATTTGTGAGTGATGTTAAAAATTTAAAGCTCGCCATCTATCCGACCAGATATCAAAAGGCGCTTGCTCCAAGTAAGTTTTACTCTTGGTACGAGGAGAACGAGGCGGAGGCTGATGGTTACGGCGCTTCAAAAAATATACTAAAAGCTGCGAAAGTCACTGCCGAGGTCGCTGATATGCGTGTGCAAAGAGATGAGAATGAGTTTGCTAAAATTTGGAAGATAGATGGGATAAATTTAGCAAAAGGCGAGAGCAAATATATAACTTATGACACGCAAAAAATAGATGCAAATTTTAGTGTTTTTGCTGATTTTTATGGCTCGCTCAAGGCATATAATGTAGCTAGCTTTAAGCTAAATGACGATCTAACGCCAGCTAAAACGCAGTTTTACGTTAATGGTGTGAGTGTCGGCAGTCCTGGCGAGTTTGAGATGAAAGCAAAAGATGAGCCAGTGCAGCTATTTTTAGGACAAAACGAGCTAATCGAGCTTAAAAAAGAGCGCTTGAATAAATTTAAAAAGAGCTCGCTTCTTGGCAAAGACCGCATAAGCGAAGAGGGCTATGAGATAAGTGTCAAAAATAATTCAAGTAAGAGCGTTGATGTTACTTTGGTCGATCGTGTACCAGTGTCTGCCGATGAGACGGTAAAGGTCGAGGTAAAGGGCTTTGATAAAAAAGATATCAGCAAAGATGGCAAGGTGGAGCTCAAATTTAGCCTTGCGCCAAAAGAGGAATTTAAAAAAGAGTACTCTTATAAGATCACAAAGCCAAAAATTTAG
- a CDS encoding site-2 protease family protein — protein sequence MGFIDNIDIVKVATIVISLIIAIVGHEIAHGYVAYKFGDNTAKSLGRLSINPIKHIDLVGTVIVPLVLYLSTGMMFGWAKPVPVNTYTVVRNGGYKAAIYVSLAGICYNIILGVLSLFVLKALLNIEAFEILLQFLFTLALLNLMLAIFNLYPIPPLDGFHALEYALRNFGFHALAEKLEGISRYGFVILIIILVSPLKDTIFYPTRYVLDIASAFING from the coding sequence ATGGGCTTCATTGATAACATAGACATAGTCAAAGTCGCCACTATCGTTATCTCTTTAATAATCGCCATCGTTGGTCACGAGATCGCTCACGGATATGTCGCTTATAAATTTGGTGACAACACCGCAAAAAGCCTTGGCAGGCTTAGCATAAATCCAATAAAGCACATCGATCTTGTTGGCACCGTCATCGTACCGCTGGTACTTTACCTAAGCACTGGCATGATGTTTGGCTGGGCAAAACCAGTGCCTGTAAATACCTACACAGTCGTACGAAATGGCGGCTACAAGGCAGCTATCTACGTAAGTCTAGCTGGTATCTGCTACAACATCATCTTGGGCGTCTTATCGCTTTTTGTGCTAAAGGCTTTATTAAATATAGAAGCCTTTGAAATTTTACTTCAGTTTTTATTTACGCTTGCGCTTTTAAATTTGATGTTAGCCATCTTTAACCTCTATCCGATCCCGCCACTTGACGGCTTTCACGCGCTCGAGTACGCACTTAGAAATTTTGGCTTTCATGCACTAGCTGAAAAGCTTGAGGGCATCTCAAGATATGGCTTTGTCATCCTTATCATCATCCTCGTCTCGCCTTTAAAAGATACTATCTTTTATCCAACAAGATATGTTTTAGATATCGCGAGCGCTTTTATAAATGGCTAA
- the lepB gene encoding signal peptidase I, which produces MKKIFTKFYDFCSSWTGTVIIVLLVIFFVAQAFVIPSGSMKNTLLVGDFLFAKKFVYGIPTPRIPWLEVKILPELNDNGHLVTGDGPARGDIVVFRYPNDEKTHFVKRCFATSEDEIVFTEKALYLRPKEGDDFIKANCHENLNGKESKFGYSCSDIAELDGKLFIKEPYRFSGIHYDENVNLFEQMVFMLNTNKDSVFMKPVPISSLPQNPNFNFNAFYAKVPKDEYFMIGDNRDHSNDSRFWGSVAYKDIVGQPWFIYFSWDNNYNVRWERIGRFVDTIENDEFFTSKALKEGEVDGLH; this is translated from the coding sequence ATGAAAAAAATTTTTACTAAATTTTATGACTTTTGCTCGAGCTGGACTGGCACGGTTATCATTGTTTTGCTTGTCATTTTCTTTGTGGCTCAAGCCTTTGTGATCCCGTCTGGTTCGATGAAAAACACACTTTTGGTTGGTGATTTTTTATTTGCAAAAAAATTTGTTTATGGTATACCAACACCAAGAATTCCGTGGCTTGAAGTAAAAATTTTACCCGAGTTAAATGACAATGGACATCTCGTAACAGGTGATGGTCCAGCAAGAGGCGATATAGTCGTCTTTCGCTATCCAAACGATGAGAAAACTCACTTTGTAAAGCGCTGCTTTGCCACAAGCGAAGATGAGATAGTATTTACCGAAAAAGCCTTGTATCTACGCCCAAAAGAGGGAGATGATTTTATAAAGGCAAACTGCCATGAAAATTTAAACGGAAAAGAGAGTAAATTTGGCTACTCATGTAGCGATATAGCCGAACTTGATGGCAAACTTTTCATAAAAGAGCCATATAGATTTAGCGGCATCCACTATGACGAAAATGTAAATTTATTTGAGCAGATGGTTTTTATGCTAAATACAAACAAAGATAGTGTTTTTATGAAGCCAGTGCCCATTAGCTCACTACCGCAAAATCCAAATTTTAACTTTAACGCTTTTTACGCCAAAGTGCCAAAAGATGAGTACTTCATGATAGGCGACAACCGCGATCACTCAAACGATAGCCGTTTTTGGGGAAGCGTGGCTTACAAAGATATAGTTGGACAGCCTTGGTTTATTTATTTTAGCTGGGACAATAACTACAATGTGCGCTGGGAGCGTATCGGACGCTTTGTAGATACGATAGAAAATGACGAATTTTTCACTAGCAAAGCTCTAAAAGAAGGTGAAGTAGATGGGCTTCATTGA
- the folD gene encoding bifunctional methylenetetrahydrofolate dehydrogenase/methenyltetrahydrofolate cyclohydrolase FolD, which produces MKILDGKAVSLKVKESVKVRADELKKFGVEPTLAVVLVGEDKASQTYVRAKEKACNEYGIKSVAHRLSENTTQAELLALINVLNLDDSIHGILVQLPLPKHIDTNTVLATIDPAKDVDGFHAVNVGKLVSGLDGFVPCTPLGVMEILKEYGIDVAGLNAVVIGRSNIVGKPMANLLLNASATVTITHSKTKNLKEICKNADLIVAAIGRPFFLKADMVKDGAVVVDVGINRLDDGRLVGDVDFDEVAPKCSYITPVPGGVGPMTIAMLLNNTILAAQAKIASHKRA; this is translated from the coding sequence ATGAAAATTTTAGACGGCAAAGCCGTATCTTTAAAAGTCAAAGAAAGCGTAAAAGTAAGGGCTGATGAGCTAAAGAAATTTGGTGTCGAGCCAACCTTAGCCGTCGTCTTGGTCGGCGAAGATAAGGCATCTCAAACATACGTTAGAGCCAAAGAAAAAGCCTGCAACGAATACGGCATAAAAAGCGTAGCTCACCGTCTAAGCGAAAATACAACTCAAGCAGAGCTTCTAGCACTTATAAATGTGCTAAATTTAGACGATAGTATCCATGGAATTTTAGTGCAGTTGCCACTTCCAAAACATATAGATACGAACACCGTTTTGGCAACGATCGATCCAGCAAAAGACGTAGATGGCTTTCACGCTGTAAATGTTGGCAAACTTGTCAGTGGCCTTGATGGCTTTGTACCTTGCACACCGCTTGGCGTAATGGAAATTTTAAAAGAGTATGGCATTGATGTGGCTGGACTAAACGCGGTTGTTATAGGTAGAAGTAATATCGTTGGCAAGCCTATGGCAAATTTGCTTTTAAACGCTTCAGCAACAGTTACGATCACTCATAGCAAGACTAAAAATTTAAAAGAAATTTGCAAAAACGCTGACCTCATCGTCGCTGCCATTGGCAGGCCATTTTTCTTAAAGGCTGATATGGTAAAAGATGGTGCGGTTGTCGTTGATGTGGGCATAAATAGACTTGATGATGGCAGGCTTGTAGGCGATGTGGATTTTGATGAGGTTGCGCCAAAATGCTCATACATCACACCAGTTCCAGGAGGCGTGGGTCCGATGACGATTGCGATGCTTTTAAATAATACAATCCTTGCAGCCCAAGCCAAGATAGCTAGCCACAAAAGAGCGTAA
- a CDS encoding c-type cytochrome — MQSVFLFLLFCVAIFGADFITKTEYAKMLYLNPRGIGCDKCHGTKGEGSLISKYKHFDKKANKTVDDELRAPKINDIDFESFKAALTKPKGVMPSYFLTDEETTILYEYITNKINTPSKAVKAQNLSKPVSTDTTQKQLEQSSKAAPATKPAELAKTAPVKPSESAKTVTTQAPKSPAKPAINQKDNQKTNLKTQNQKDKK; from the coding sequence ATGCAGTCTGTTTTTTTGTTTTTGCTTTTTTGTGTGGCGATTTTTGGTGCTGATTTTATCACAAAGACCGAATATGCCAAAATGCTCTACCTAAATCCACGTGGCATAGGATGCGATAAATGTCACGGCACAAAGGGCGAGGGCAGTCTAATCTCCAAATACAAACACTTTGACAAAAAGGCAAACAAAACGGTTGACGATGAGCTTAGAGCGCCAAAGATAAATGATATAGATTTTGAAAGCTTTAAAGCTGCTCTAACTAAGCCAAAAGGTGTCATGCCAAGCTACTTTTTGACAGACGAGGAGACTACGATTCTTTATGAGTACATTACAAATAAGATAAATACTCCTTCAAAAGCAGTAAAAGCGCAAAATTTAAGCAAGCCAGTTTCCACCGATACGACGCAAAAACAGCTAGAGCAATCTTCCAAAGCCGCCCCTGCTACAAAACCAGCAGAGTTAGCTAAAACTGCCCCAGTAAAACCATCTGAGTCAGCAAAAACCGTCACTACACAAGCACCAAAGTCACCAGCAAAGCCAGCAATAAATCAAAAAGATAATCAAAAGACAAATTTAAAAACACAAAATCAAAAGGATAAAAAATGA
- the hemL gene encoding glutamate-1-semialdehyde 2,1-aminomutase, translating into MTNKEAFSEAKKYIPGGVNSPVRAFGSVGGEPVMIDHAKGAYLYDVEGKKYLDFIQSWGPLIFGHCDKDIEEAIISAVKQGVSYGAPSPKETALAKLICDEFKQIDKIRFVSSGTEATMSAIRVARGYAKKDGLIKFEGCYHGHSDALLIKAGSGATTYGNASSSGVPQDVVKNTYLAVYNDIESVKAIFENNRDKIGVVIIEPIAGNMGLVPGDKKFLEELRVVCDKFGAVLILDEVMSGFRASRLGSYPFHEVGADLITFGKVIGGGMNVAAFGGKAEIMDCLSPEGAVYQAGTLSGNPVAMSAGIAAISKINSDPNLYARLEKLAKKLMDGFKEAAKSAGIAIQTDVRGSMFGYFFTDHVVKNYDDALKSDTKLFAKFHQAMLKRGIYLAPSQFETGFVCDAMSEADIDLAVSAAKEAFLEIKA; encoded by the coding sequence ATGACAAATAAAGAGGCATTTAGCGAAGCTAAAAAATATATCCCAGGTGGCGTAAATTCACCAGTTCGTGCATTTGGTAGCGTTGGTGGCGAGCCTGTGATGATAGATCACGCAAAGGGCGCTTATCTATACGATGTCGAGGGTAAAAAATACCTTGACTTCATCCAAAGCTGGGGACCGCTCATATTTGGCCACTGTGACAAAGATATCGAAGAAGCTATCATCTCTGCTGTAAAACAAGGCGTATCTTACGGCGCTCCCTCTCCAAAAGAGACAGCTCTAGCAAAGCTAATATGTGATGAGTTTAAACAAATAGATAAAATTCGCTTCGTAAGCTCTGGCACAGAGGCTACCATGAGCGCTATTAGAGTGGCTAGAGGATATGCCAAAAAAGATGGTCTAATAAAATTTGAAGGCTGCTACCACGGACACAGCGACGCACTTCTTATCAAAGCAGGAAGCGGTGCAACGACATACGGCAACGCTTCAAGCAGCGGCGTACCACAAGATGTTGTGAAAAACACTTATCTAGCAGTTTATAACGATATAGAAAGCGTAAAAGCCATCTTTGAAAATAATAGAGATAAGATCGGCGTTGTCATAATCGAGCCTATCGCTGGAAATATGGGGCTTGTGCCAGGCGATAAGAAATTTTTAGAAGAGCTTAGAGTAGTGTGCGATAAATTTGGTGCAGTACTCATCCTTGATGAGGTTATGAGTGGCTTTAGAGCTTCTCGCCTTGGCTCATATCCATTTCACGAGGTGGGCGCTGATCTCATTACATTTGGCAAGGTTATAGGCGGAGGTATGAACGTCGCTGCATTTGGTGGTAAGGCCGAGATAATGGACTGTTTAAGCCCAGAGGGCGCTGTATATCAAGCAGGTACGTTAAGTGGCAACCCAGTGGCGATGAGTGCTGGTATAGCGGCGATTTCAAAGATAAATAGCGATCCAAATTTATATGCTAGACTTGAAAAACTAGCTAAAAAACTAATGGACGGCTTCAAAGAGGCAGCAAAAAGCGCTGGCATCGCTATACAAACCGATGTTCGTGGCTCGATGTTTGGCTACTTTTTTACAGATCATGTCGTGAAAAACTACGACGATGCGTTAAAGAGCGATACAAAGCTATTTGCTAAATTTCACCAAGCGATGCTTAAGCGTGGAATTTATCTAGCGCCAAGTCAGTTTGAGACTGGATTTGTCTGCGATGCGATGAGTGAAGCCGATATCGATCTAGCGGTAAGCGCAGCTAAAGAGGCTTTTTTGGAGATAAAAGCCTAA
- a CDS encoding AtpZ/AtpI family protein — MAKFKIKDIVAGAEQLSLGVSIVVAILLGTGLGYFVKKATNFTPALWIGFAIGIAAAILNVYKAYKAQIKSLDELKDESRYKGYTKDDDEDD, encoded by the coding sequence ATGGCAAAATTTAAGATAAAAGATATCGTAGCAGGTGCTGAGCAACTAAGTCTTGGCGTTTCAATCGTAGTTGCGATCTTGCTTGGCACTGGGCTAGGGTATTTTGTAAAAAAGGCTACAAATTTTACACCAGCTCTTTGGATAGGCTTTGCTATTGGCATTGCAGCTGCTATTTTAAATGTCTATAAAGCTTACAAAGCACAGATAAAAAGCCTAGATGAGCTAAAAGATGAAAGCAGATACAAAGGCTACACAAAAGACGATGATGAGGACGATTAG